AATAGTATAACCCAAAATTATCGCTATCACTGCCAAAGAACCTCTAATCCTACCCAAAAGCTTATAGAAGGTAGTAAATAACTCATCAGCTACACCACTCTTCTCAAGAAGCGCGGACATGAACACAAACAGGGGTAAAGCTACAAGAGCCCAGTTATTCATTAAGCTCCATACTCCTTGAAAAGTAACATACAAACCATTCCATCCCCAGAAAATCAACCCAAATACCATCGAAGTGAAGAACAGTGCAAAAGCTACCGGTACATTTAGCAATATAAGTCCAAAGAGGAACAGGAACATTACAAATGGCATAATCATGTTAGGCATGATGAGTCACCTCCATTGCTTAATCTTCTCTAACATCATTGGAATGGTTTGGAGCGTTATAAGGACCACTGATATTACAGCAACCCATTTGTACCACCATATCGGAGGAGCAAAAACTATTCCCAAACTAGAGTCTACTTCTCTAATCACGAATGATCTCCATGCAATTGGTGCTCCTACTAGAACTAATATGACTCCAGAAATGGCCACTATTCCAATATCTACGATATCCAGGATTTTCCTGAACTTTTCTGGCACTTTTCTGTAGATTATATCCACCGACACGTGTCCTCCTTCACGTAGAGTATATGCACCTCCTAGAGCGAATAACATTCCATAAAGCCACACTGAGACGAAGATAGCCCTAGAATCAGCCCTGTGTAAGAAATATCTGGTACCTACTTCATAGACCACAACGAGAGTTATGACCAACGTAGAATACATAATAAAAAAAGAAAGTTTGGAATTAATCCTGCTTATTAGATCCAAGGTTAATCACCTCTTTTTAGCCTTGCTTCAAAGCAGCATCTAGTGCATTAGCCCAGTCTTCGTGACCCAATTCTTTCCAGATCTCAACAAGCCTGGTAACGTATTCACGGGCCTCTGGGCTCTTTTTGGCATATTCAACATACAGGCCCATTGCAGTCTCAATAACCTTTGCATTGTCTTCAGGCGGTAGTCTACTAATTGTAGCCCCTGCTTCAACCCACTTGGCTCTGTACTCTCTGTTTAATGAGTTAACATAGTGGCTACCCCAGAGGTAAGTCTCCATGTTGGCAACTCTAATGATCTCCTTCAAGTCTTCTGGGAGTTTCTCCCATACTGCTGGATTGATTATTAAGTAAGCGTGGATAGTTGCTTCGCTGTGCAAGTTTATACCCGGAGTTGGCTCAAGAACATACTTGGCAACCTCATGGAAACCCATCTTATAATCGGCAGTATAGTCTGTCCACTCAAGACCGTCTATTGTTCCAAGCTGTAGAGCTTGGTAAAGTTCTCCAGAAGCCATCATCATGGCCTGAGCACCGAGGGTATTATAAAATACTGCTGCCATACCAGAAGATCTTAGGATTTTACCATTTAGATCATCGAGTCTGTTTATAGGAGTTGTTGTAACGAGAATTTCTGGCTCTCCATATATCATTGGTCCTATATAAACCACTCCAAACTTTTCAAATGTGGCTTTAATGAGGTCTTCAACACCTTTTACTTGGAAGAAAACCTCATATGGGTTTGAGAGTGGTCCTGGTTTACCTCCAGAAAGAGCCATAATTGGGTCTTGAGAGGCCAAATAGCTACTATAGAATATAGCCATATCAACCACGCCATTGGCTGTGGAGTCTACGATTTCAGTTACGGGGAAACCAAGCTCTCCTGCCTGATATACCTCTATCTTTATCCTACCATTGGACATTTTTTCAACTGTGTCAGCAAAATGTTGAGCAATTTCAAATCCTGGGTCACCGGCCAAATAGAATGTAGCCATTTTGAACTCATAAGTTTCTGTTGGAGCAGTTTGGGTTTCTGAAGGTTGTGTTTGCCCTCCAATACATCCTGCCACAAAGGACAGGACCACCAAGGCAATCAATCCAAATACCAAATTTTTTCCAAAAGAGATTTTTTGCAACACATTTAAACCCTCCAGTAGATTTTCGTCATATTGTTACAATTACTAAGTATTTAATTCTTTTTGCATACTTAATTGTCATAGTGTCAGTACTTGACTTTGGTTATTTTTAAACATTGGCACTATTTTTGAAAATATTTAATACTCACTAAATATTTGATAAATATCAAAATAATATAACCTTGAATTTAGAATTTGATGACATATTGAAAGAGTTATCGGATTTTTGAAAAAAATTTCTTTAAAGCTGTCAATAAATTGAAGATATTTCGTGAATATTTGAAAATTGTAAATGTGACAAGAGATTTTGAAAACCTAGGAGAAAAGCATTCGAGCATATTAATGGTGCGGGGGAGGGGATTTGAACCCCTGAACCCCTACGGGAGTGGATCTTGAGTCCACCGCCTTTGACCAGGCTCGGCAACCCCCGCGCATTTCGCAGGGTTCATTTCTCTATACATCTCCTTAGTTTTAAAAAGATTATGGTCTTTAAATTTGAATATGAAAAAACTTCTAAGTTTCTACTCTATAGTTATGTGTTTTACGTAAAAACTTCTAACTTATAACTTATTCTTCCTTTAAGATGGTGATTTCAATAGAGACAAGAAGACAAGATATTTTTCTTTTTCATACACTATACAAAAATTGTTAAATAAAAGGAATACTTAACCCCATAAGATGAATAATAAAGGAGGCAACCACTTTGTCTAAGGATACTTCAAAAATAAAACTCATAGCAGGATTGCTTATACTATTGATTCTTCTCTCTTTTAGTGCATGGTACTTTACAACCAGAACAAAAGGTGAGACAAAAGAGCCGCTGCCGACTTTAACAACCTCAACCCCCTCTCCCACTACCACTACTACAACATCCCAAACCACTATAGAAACCACAAGCACAAGCACCACTACGACTACAACTGCTATAGAAACTACTACTTCTTTACCCGAGAGCACCTGTCCCAGTATTTGGAGATACATATTCAAAGAAGCCCTAAAATGCGGATTAAGTTCAAATGAACTAACAAAGATCTCCTATCTTGCAATAGAGTTAAAGGGGCAAACTGTACAAGAAAGTGCGTGGAACATTCTAGAATGGCTTCAGAATAACATCGAATATGATCATTACAAAGCCTCTCTCCCAGCTCCAATAATACAAATTTCTGAAAACGGGACTATTATTGGGGTTACAGGAGGAGAAGGAACAGAAATCCAAACCCCATATGAGACTATCAAAAAAGGGAAAGGAATATGTACAGATTACACAATCTTAACGCTAGCTCTACTGCTAGAAATGGACTATTCCCCAGTATATGCATTTGAAATTAACTTTGAAAACTCAAGTACAAAACATACGACGGCAGCAATTAAAATCGATGGCGAATACTTCCTTTTGGATCAAAATTTGCCCCCCATGGATCTGGGCACATATTACAATAAATGGGCCATTTATAGGGAAGAAAAACTGCTTATTTCAAATGCCACAGTGTATGAAATACAAAAAAGTGGCGAAAATCTCACAATAAAGATAATTGGAATAGTGCTTGCTGAAGACTTCAAGAATAGAAATTATGACTTCACATCAGCAAACTTGGCAATGATGGCGAATGATCTAATGGAATTATTTCTCGAAAATTACCCAAACCTAAGCAGGGATTTCTACATCTCTGATATTGATAAAAAAGTTCATCTTCCATATGGCTATGCAAATAGAAGCACTTGGAAGCTTGAACTGCCTAATTTCATAGATTATTACACCCCCACATTTCACACAGAATTTGTGAAGTACTTTTACAGAAGATTCACAGAAAACCCAGAAGTTGTCAAAGATTTATCCAAATTTAACCGCTTATGGATTCGAGTGGAGAGGGATCAAAATACACTTAGAATTGTGCTAAACTTGGCAGAAAGAATAGAAAGTTAAGTTCTTTTATTTAGTTATTTAAAGAATTTATCTCTCTAACTTTTTGACACCCTCTTTTGTGCCAACCAGAACAATATCAGCAATATCTGCAAAGATCCCGTTTTCCACAACCCCAGGAATATTGTTGAGCTCAATTTCCATGTCTAGAGGATCTTCAATCTTTTCAAACTTCGCATCGAGGATAAAGTTCCCATTATCCGTAATTATGGGACCATCCTTCTTGGTTCCCATTCTGAGCTCTGCTGTTGCATTAAATACTTCTAACTCTTCTTTAATAGCCCTCCAAGCGGCGGGAATAACTTCAATTGGTACCGGTACTCTTTGGCCGAGATACTCTACTAGTTTACTCTCATCAACAAGGACTATGAAAGTTCCAGCCCTATACTCAATAAT
The DNA window shown above is from Thermococcus sp. EP1 and carries:
- a CDS encoding TRAP transporter small permease subunit, yielding MYSTLVITLVVVYEVGTRYFLHRADSRAIFVSVWLYGMLFALGGAYTLREGGHVSVDIIYRKVPEKFRKILDIVDIGIVAISGVILVLVGAPIAWRSFVIREVDSSLGIVFAPPIWWYKWVAVISVVLITLQTIPMMLEKIKQWR
- a CDS encoding TRAP transporter substrate-binding protein; protein product: MIALVVLSFVAGCIGGQTQPSETQTAPTETYEFKMATFYLAGDPGFEIAQHFADTVEKMSNGRIKIEVYQAGELGFPVTEIVDSTANGVVDMAIFYSSYLASQDPIMALSGGKPGPLSNPYEVFFQVKGVEDLIKATFEKFGVVYIGPMIYGEPEILVTTTPINRLDDLNGKILRSSGMAAVFYNTLGAQAMMMASGELYQALQLGTIDGLEWTDYTADYKMGFHEVAKYVLEPTPGINLHSEATIHAYLIINPAVWEKLPEDLKEIIRVANMETYLWGSHYVNSLNREYRAKWVEAGATISRLPPEDNAKVIETAMGLYVEYAKKSPEAREYVTRLVEIWKELGHEDWANALDAALKQG
- a CDS encoding transglutaminase-like domain-containing protein; amino-acid sequence: MSKDTSKIKLIAGLLILLILLSFSAWYFTTRTKGETKEPLPTLTTSTPSPTTTTTTSQTTIETTSTSTTTTTTAIETTTSLPESTCPSIWRYIFKEALKCGLSSNELTKISYLAIELKGQTVQESAWNILEWLQNNIEYDHYKASLPAPIIQISENGTIIGVTGGEGTEIQTPYETIKKGKGICTDYTILTLALLLEMDYSPVYAFEINFENSSTKHTTAAIKIDGEYFLLDQNLPPMDLGTYYNKWAIYREEKLLISNATVYEIQKSGENLTIKIIGIVLAEDFKNRNYDFTSANLAMMANDLMELFLENYPNLSRDFYISDIDKKVHLPYGYANRSTWKLELPNFIDYYTPTFHTEFVKYFYRRFTENPEVVKDLSKFNRLWIRVERDQNTLRIVLNLAERIES
- the rpiA gene encoding ribose-5-phosphate isomerase RpiA, which produces MEELKRLVAKEALKFIDDDMIIGLGTGSTTAYFIQMLGKKLMTGELEDIYGIPTSHQSRLLALESGVPVVSLDEVDAIDIAVDGADEVDPHLNLIKGRGAALTMEKIIEYRAGTFIVLVDESKLVEYLGQRVPVPIEVIPAAWRAIKEELEVFNATAELRMGTKKDGPIITDNGNFILDAKFEKIEDPLDMEIELNNIPGVVENGIFADIADIVLVGTKEGVKKLER